From Anabaena sphaerica FACHB-251, one genomic window encodes:
- a CDS encoding helix-turn-helix domain-containing protein yields the protein MFCRLAVLMAEKDPQLSQRQLARDTGLDVTTVNRLFTNNFSRVDVSTIETLCNYFQKNVGDLFELRLPENIPQRKTRKRVSDDSIQV from the coding sequence ATGTTTTGTCGCTTGGCCGTACTCATGGCAGAAAAAGACCCCCAGTTATCCCAAAGGCAACTGGCAAGAGATACGGGATTAGATGTAACAACAGTCAACAGGTTATTTACCAATAACTTCAGTCGTGTTGATGTCAGCACTATTGAAACTCTGTGCAACTATTTCCAGAAAAATGTAGGAGACTTATTTGAATTGAGACTTCCTGAAAACATCCCCCAAAGAAAAACTCGTAAGCGTGTATCTGATGATTCTATACAAGTATAA
- a CDS encoding site-specific integrase translates to MSELEKEVAKIEKYNQEIIDGFKAWLEKENLSAKTIKNHIANIEFFAEYLVYYEPSQQLDEADDQDIYDFLLNYFPRKAMWASESSTKSYMGSFKKFFSYMLETNKISPDIEAEVKDTLKEGKQEFLDAVSD, encoded by the coding sequence ATGAGTGAATTGGAAAAAGAAGTAGCCAAAATTGAAAAGTATAATCAAGAAATTATAGATGGGTTTAAAGCATGGCTAGAAAAAGAGAATCTTTCAGCTAAAACGATAAAGAACCACATTGCCAATATTGAATTTTTTGCAGAATATCTTGTTTACTATGAACCGTCACAACAACTTGATGAAGCAGATGATCAAGATATTTATGATTTTCTATTAAATTATTTTCCCCGCAAGGCGATGTGGGCATCTGAAAGTAGCACTAAATCTTACATGGGTTCTTTTAAAAAGTTTTTCTCTTATATGCTGGAAACTAATAAAATTAGTCCTGATATAGAAGCTGAAGTTAAAGATACCCTCAAAGAAGGTAAACAGGAATTTCTTGATGCTGTGAGTGATTAA
- a CDS encoding SDR family NAD(P)-dependent oxidoreductase, which yields MNKFDITGKVAIVTGAARGIGKAIAIGLANAGAKIVIADIKETQGQETVQIINNAGGDSIFIYTDVTNRENCNNLIQQTVNHYGQLDIMICNAGTDFVKPAISLLEQEWDTIIDVDLKGYFQCAQSAAKQMIKQGVGGSIIMNSSIAGVVGIAGCAAYTAAKGGVNQLVRSLAIEWADYGIRVNAFAPGYINNTMENTEKLRLPQPDQQYLDRVIPLKRKGEPEELVSPVIFLASEAASYITGTILMVDGGYTAL from the coding sequence ATGAATAAATTTGATATTACAGGTAAAGTTGCTATTGTTACAGGTGCGGCCAGGGGAATTGGTAAAGCGATCGCTATTGGATTAGCTAATGCAGGTGCAAAAATAGTAATTGCTGATATCAAAGAAACTCAGGGACAAGAAACTGTACAAATCATCAACAATGCAGGTGGCGATTCAATATTTATCTATACAGATGTTACTAATAGAGAAAATTGCAATAACTTAATTCAACAGACAGTAAATCATTATGGACAACTAGACATTATGATTTGCAATGCTGGTACAGATTTTGTCAAACCTGCGATATCGCTATTAGAACAGGAATGGGACACAATTATTGATGTTGACTTAAAAGGTTATTTCCAGTGCGCTCAGTCTGCCGCTAAACAAATGATTAAGCAAGGTGTGGGTGGTTCAATTATTATGAACTCCTCAATTGCTGGGGTAGTAGGTATAGCTGGGTGTGCTGCTTACACTGCTGCTAAAGGTGGTGTCAATCAGCTAGTACGCTCTTTAGCTATTGAATGGGCTGATTATGGCATTCGTGTTAATGCGTTTGCACCTGGATATATAAACAACACGATGGAAAATACAGAGAAGCTGAGACTCCCTCAACCAGATCAACAGTATTTAGATAGAGTAATACCTCTGAAACGTAAAGGTGAACCAGAGGAATTAGTAAGTCCAGTAATTTTCTTGGCTTCTGAAGCAGCTTCCTACATTACAGGCACAATCTTAATGGTAGATGGGGGTTACACTGCTTTATAG
- a CDS encoding topology modulation protein: MNNKNIVVIGISGTGKSTLSRRLALLMGLTLHHMDSIIWSENWVESTEEEIISSLDKIANTNGWIVEGWIDQYSKTILERANLILYLDYPGWLAMWGGIQRWWSYRGKKRPEMPNGCHESLDLKFLQTMFYRKERPHIEKILTQFNVINVHRIMSRNELERCLPRIVKEL; this comes from the coding sequence ATGAATAACAAAAATATAGTTGTCATTGGTATAAGTGGGACTGGCAAATCTACACTAAGTCGGAGACTAGCTTTATTAATGGGGTTAACTTTACACCACATGGACAGTATTATCTGGAGTGAAAACTGGGTAGAGTCAACAGAAGAAGAAATTATATCATCACTTGACAAAATTGCTAATACTAATGGTTGGATTGTAGAGGGCTGGATTGATCAATATTCAAAAACCATTTTAGAACGGGCTAATCTAATTCTTTATCTTGATTACCCTGGTTGGTTAGCAATGTGGGGAGGAATACAAAGATGGTGGTCATATCGAGGTAAAAAGCGTCCAGAAATGCCAAATGGCTGTCATGAAAGTCTAGATTTAAAATTTTTACAAACTATGTTTTATAGAAAAGAACGTCCTCATATTGAAAAAATTCTGACTCAATTCAATGTTATAAATGTTCACAGAATTATGTCAAGAAATGAACTAGAAAGGTGTTTACCAAGAATTGTTAAAGAATTATGA
- a CDS encoding ester cyclase — MTIESNKQVVLSYVEAFNRGDLETLRDLFAPDALVHGVLGWGELDKVIPIWQELHQAFSIKLTVEEIIAEGDTVAVRYTESGVFTGDFRGHKPTGKQYELVAMEWFKLQDGKIHRRWGGRDSASQARQIGMPLG; from the coding sequence ATGACCATTGAATCCAACAAACAAGTTGTATTGAGTTACGTTGAAGCATTTAACCGGGGTGATTTAGAAACACTGAGGGATTTGTTTGCACCAGATGCCTTAGTACATGGCGTTTTAGGATGGGGAGAATTAGATAAAGTCATACCTATTTGGCAAGAGCTTCATCAGGCATTTAGTATAAAATTGACTGTAGAGGAAATAATTGCCGAAGGTGATACCGTCGCAGTGCGTTACACAGAAAGCGGCGTATTCACCGGGGACTTTAGAGGTCATAAACCAACAGGTAAGCAATATGAGCTAGTTGCTATGGAGTGGTTTAAACTGCAAGATGGTAAAATTCATCGTCGCTGGGGTGGGCGTGATTCTGCATCTCAAGCCCGTCAAATCGGTATGCCACTTGGATAA